One Chloroflexota bacterium DNA segment encodes these proteins:
- a CDS encoding sulfatase, which produces MTAHVSARARIVWIVSLVSLLLPLAQPLWSVPSAAAPARPAPDTRPNIVLVLADDLDVRLNTLNYTPYIRDRLMNQGVTFDNALVPVSLCCPSRVSLLRGQYVHNHQVFTNGPPDGGFQKAQALNLENSTIATVLQASGYRTVLMGKYLNGYPITSSLTYIPPGWDEFYSPSSDAAYFGFNYSMNMNGVLAPFGSAPEDYMTDVLSRTAVNFITRTVSGGSPFFMVVGTYAPHGPSTPAPRHTGLFTDVVMPVGGSFNELDNSDKPPLIASLPLLTVTQILEMNDHYRNRLRSMQAIDEMVASLVDTLQAAGVLTNTYFVFTSDNGYHMGQHRFPPGKYTNYEEDLRVPLIVRGPGVPVSQTVSALVSTMDLPPTFAEIAQTAMPAYVDGRSLLGLLAGSPASWRQVFFLEQYPFSSQLEAPSLRNGLLEPDEPDQTYRRMQEPASLCASTTVDPKPLYTGIRGTRYKYVEHHACDREIYDLLNDPYEMDNIYSLTTEQTRSQLAAWLQVMESCAAAVCRAFEMAPPQIVFLPNIAR; this is translated from the coding sequence ATGACAGCTCATGTTTCAGCGCGCGCCCGGATAGTTTGGATTGTCTCGCTCGTCTCTCTGCTGCTGCCGCTGGCGCAGCCGCTTTGGTCGGTGCCGAGCGCCGCCGCCCCGGCGCGTCCGGCGCCCGACACCCGCCCTAACATTGTGCTCGTCCTCGCCGATGACCTGGATGTGCGGCTCAACACGCTGAACTACACGCCGTATATTCGCGACCGGCTGATGAACCAGGGCGTCACGTTCGACAACGCGCTGGTGCCGGTGTCGCTCTGCTGCCCCAGCCGCGTCTCGCTGCTGCGCGGGCAGTATGTGCACAATCACCAGGTCTTCACCAACGGCCCGCCGGATGGCGGCTTCCAGAAGGCGCAGGCGCTCAACCTCGAAAACTCGACCATCGCCACGGTGCTGCAGGCGTCGGGCTACCGCACGGTGCTGATGGGTAAGTACCTGAACGGCTATCCGATCACCAGTTCGCTGACCTACATTCCGCCCGGCTGGGACGAGTTCTACAGCCCCTCCAGCGACGCCGCCTATTTTGGCTTCAACTACTCGATGAACATGAATGGCGTGCTGGCGCCGTTTGGCAGCGCGCCGGAAGACTACATGACCGATGTGCTGTCGCGCACGGCGGTCAACTTCATCACGCGCACGGTCAGCGGCGGGTCGCCGTTCTTCATGGTCGTGGGCACCTACGCGCCGCACGGCCCGTCGACGCCGGCGCCCCGGCACACCGGGCTGTTCACCGATGTCGTCATGCCGGTGGGCGGCTCGTTCAACGAGCTCGACAACAGCGACAAGCCGCCGCTCATAGCGAGCTTGCCGCTGCTCACGGTGACGCAGATCCTGGAGATGAACGACCACTATCGCAACCGTCTGCGCTCGATGCAGGCGATAGACGAGATGGTCGCCAGCCTGGTGGACACGCTGCAGGCGGCCGGCGTGCTGACCAACACGTACTTTGTATTCACGTCGGACAACGGCTATCACATGGGGCAGCACCGCTTCCCGCCGGGGAAGTACACAAACTACGAGGAGGACCTGCGCGTGCCGCTGATTGTGCGCGGCCCCGGCGTGCCGGTCAGCCAAACCGTGTCGGCGTTGGTGAGCACGATGGATCTGCCGCCGACGTTTGCCGAGATCGCGCAGACGGCCATGCCGGCCTACGTCGATGGCCGTTCGCTGCTTGGACTGCTGGCGGGGTCGCCGGCGTCGTGGCGGCAGGTGTTCTTCCTTGAGCAGTACCCGTTCTCCAGCCAGTTGGAAGCCCCGTCACTGCGGAACGGGCTGCTGGAGCCCGACGAGCCAGACCAAACGTACCGGCGGATGCAGGAGCCGGCGTCGCTGTGCGCTTCAACAACCGTCGACCCCAAGCCGCTCTATACCGGCATCCGCGGCACGCGATACAAATATGTGGAGCACCATGCGTGCGACCGTGAAATATACGACCTGCTGAACGATCCGTACGAGATGGACAACATATACAGCCTGACGACCGAGCAGACGCGCTCGCAGTTGGCCGCCTGGCTGCAGGTGATGGAGTCGTGCGCGGCGGCCGTCTGTCGCGCGTTCGAGATGGCGCCGCCGCAGATTGTCTTCTTGCCGAACATTGCCCGGTAG
- a CDS encoding VOC family protein, producing the protein MNARYVHTNLVARDWRALASFYQRLFACAVVPPERDLSGPDIDSGTGIAGARIRGAHLRLPGWGDDGPTLEIFAYEPSMPKPETALNRPGYGHIAFLVGDVPAARAEVLAAGGRALGAVVTITLPTGARIEWCYVTDPEGNAIELQARS; encoded by the coding sequence ATCAATGCCCGCTATGTGCATACCAATCTGGTTGCGCGGGACTGGCGCGCGCTGGCGTCATTCTACCAGCGCCTGTTCGCCTGCGCAGTCGTGCCGCCTGAGCGTGATCTGTCCGGCCCCGATATTGATTCCGGCACCGGGATTGCCGGCGCGCGCATTCGTGGCGCACACCTGCGCCTGCCCGGTTGGGGCGACGACGGCCCGACGCTCGAAATCTTCGCGTACGAACCGTCTATGCCGAAGCCGGAGACGGCGCTGAATCGTCCGGGGTACGGGCACATCGCGTTCCTGGTGGGCGATGTGCCGGCCGCGCGTGCCGAGGTGTTGGCCGCCGGTGGACGCGCGCTGGGCGCGGTCGTTACCATCACGCTGCCGACCGGCGCACGCATTGAGTGGTGCTATGTGACCGATCCCGAAGGCAACGCTATCGAGCTGCAAGCGCGCTCGTAG
- a CDS encoding VWA domain-containing protein, translated as MWLLIMVPVLLAGYVLAQRRRSRFALRYSSLSIVRDAVQKGPGARRHIPPALFLIGCGVLIFALARPYTLMTLFSSQATIILTIDVSGSMRAQDLKPSRIDAAKKAAIDFVKRQGPDTRIGVVSFSGTAALVQEPTTDHELLTEAIARLNTQRATAIGSGIMTSLNAIAEALGQDLPPLNEAPLAVPDRRPGAPPPPIARPAGTPVPKGVYAPAIIVLLTDGQNTTGPSPLDASLIAADRGIRVYTIGIGTPEGAVLGQGGFGGGPGGQGGQGGFGGGGGGFRAMLDETTLRKIAKQTDAKYYYAATETDLHDIYEALDTTIVSKPQQIEATALATAGGAALFLLGGLLSLFWFNRLP; from the coding sequence ATGTGGCTGCTCATCATGGTGCCCGTCCTGCTGGCCGGCTACGTGCTGGCCCAGCGGCGCCGCTCCCGGTTCGCGCTGCGCTATTCGAGCCTCTCCATCGTGCGCGATGCCGTTCAGAAAGGGCCGGGCGCGCGCCGGCACATCCCGCCGGCCCTGTTCCTGATCGGCTGCGGCGTGCTTATCTTCGCGCTGGCGCGGCCATACACGCTCATGACGCTGTTCTCGTCGCAGGCCACGATTATCCTGACCATTGACGTATCGGGCAGCATGCGCGCGCAAGACCTGAAGCCCAGCCGGATCGATGCCGCCAAGAAAGCTGCCATCGACTTCGTCAAGCGGCAGGGACCCGATACACGCATCGGCGTCGTGTCGTTTTCCGGCACGGCGGCACTGGTGCAGGAGCCGACCACCGACCACGAACTGTTGACGGAAGCCATTGCGCGCCTGAACACGCAGCGCGCCACCGCCATCGGCAGCGGCATCATGACGTCGCTCAACGCTATTGCGGAGGCGCTGGGCCAGGACTTGCCGCCGCTCAACGAGGCGCCGCTGGCCGTGCCGGACCGACGGCCGGGCGCGCCGCCGCCGCCCATCGCCCGGCCTGCCGGGACACCGGTACCCAAAGGCGTCTACGCGCCGGCAATCATCGTGCTGCTGACCGACGGGCAGAACACCACCGGCCCCAGCCCGCTCGATGCGTCGCTGATCGCGGCCGATCGCGGCATTCGCGTCTATACCATCGGCATCGGCACGCCGGAAGGCGCCGTGCTGGGACAGGGCGGATTTGGCGGCGGGCCTGGCGGACAGGGCGGGCAAGGCGGCTTCGGTGGCGGCGGGGGCGGGTTCCGCGCCATGCTCGATGAGACAACCCTGCGCAAGATCGCCAAGCAAACCGATGCAAAGTATTACTACGCGGCCACTGAGACCGACCTGCACGACATCTACGAGGCGCTGGATACGACGATTGTCAGCAAGCCGCAGCAGATCGAAGCGACCGCGCTCGCCACGGCCGGCGGCGCGGCGCTGTTCCTGCTCGGCGGTCTGCTCTCGCTGTTCTGGTTCAACCGGCTGCCGTAG
- the radA gene encoding DNA repair protein RadA encodes MPPKKARTVFVCQQCGYQAPRWAGQCPDCGEWNTLVEQVQESRRTAQAGSTAGLRSHPQRLREVNVDAFQRWRVPMEEFNRVLGGGIVPGSLVLIGGDPGIGKSTLLLQVAAQMADAVGPVLYVSGEESAQQIKLRAERLGINPANLYLLAETNLDVIIQELDTLQPKAVIIDSIQTVFLEELVSSAGSVTQVRECASRMQHVAKAAGTPIFLVGHVTKAGAIAGPRVLEHIVDVVLYLEGDRFHSFRLLRSTKNRFGATNEVGVFAMEQGGMVEVLNPSEAFLADRVGNFAGSAIAVTMEGSRPILCEIQALTSTTSFALPRRTGNGVDMNRLLLMVAVLSKRLGMNLSNQDVFVNVVGGLKVSEPATDLSLAIAIASSFRDTPVPVDLAIMGEVGLSGELRSVSQAERRLGEAAKLGYARCIVPHTLLKRVDAPRQIEMVGARNLGEALDAALRR; translated from the coding sequence AACACGCTGGTCGAGCAGGTGCAGGAATCGCGGCGGACGGCGCAGGCCGGCAGCACAGCCGGACTGCGTTCGCACCCGCAGCGTCTGCGTGAAGTCAACGTCGACGCGTTTCAGCGCTGGCGCGTGCCGATGGAGGAGTTCAACCGCGTGCTGGGCGGCGGCATCGTGCCGGGCTCGCTCGTGCTGATCGGCGGCGACCCGGGCATCGGCAAATCCACGCTGCTGCTGCAAGTCGCCGCGCAGATGGCCGATGCGGTCGGCCCGGTGCTATACGTGTCCGGGGAGGAATCGGCGCAGCAGATCAAACTGCGGGCCGAGCGGTTGGGTATCAACCCGGCCAACCTCTACCTGCTCGCCGAGACCAACCTCGATGTCATCATCCAGGAGCTAGACACGCTGCAGCCGAAAGCGGTGATCATCGACTCAATCCAGACCGTCTTCCTGGAAGAACTGGTATCGTCGGCCGGCAGCGTGACCCAGGTGCGCGAATGCGCCTCGCGCATGCAGCACGTCGCCAAAGCGGCCGGCACGCCGATCTTCCTGGTCGGCCACGTCACCAAAGCCGGCGCGATCGCCGGCCCGCGCGTGCTGGAGCACATCGTGGACGTGGTGCTGTACCTCGAAGGCGACCGCTTCCACTCGTTCCGCCTGCTGCGCTCCACTAAAAACCGTTTCGGGGCGACCAATGAGGTCGGCGTGTTTGCCATGGAACAGGGCGGCATGGTCGAAGTGCTCAACCCGTCCGAAGCGTTCCTGGCCGACCGGGTGGGCAACTTCGCCGGCTCGGCCATCGCCGTCACGATGGAAGGCTCGCGGCCGATCCTGTGCGAGATCCAGGCGCTGACGAGCACCACCTCGTTTGCCCTGCCGCGCCGCACCGGCAACGGCGTGGATATGAACCGCCTGCTGCTGATGGTCGCGGTGCTCAGCAAACGGCTCGGCATGAACCTGTCGAACCAGGATGTGTTTGTGAACGTGGTTGGCGGCCTGAAGGTAAGCGAACCGGCAACCGACCTGAGCCTGGCGATCGCCATCGCCTCCTCCTTCCGCGATACGCCGGTGCCGGTGGATCTGGCGATCATGGGCGAGGTCGGCCTGTCCGGCGAACTGCGCTCGGTGAGCCAGGCCGAGCGCCGGCTGGGCGAGGCGGCCAAGCTCGGTTATGCGCGCTGCATCGTGCCGCACACGCTGTTGAAGCGGGTCGATGCCCCGCGCCAGATCGAAATGGTCGGCGCGCGCAATCTCGGCGAAGCACTCGACGCAGCCCTGCGCCGCTAG